The following proteins are encoded in a genomic region of Paenibacillus sp. FSL H3-0469:
- a CDS encoding cellobiose phosphorylase: MIFKQQMNMITLTRDDLSYTFLPTGDIFEFTQGSTLINLFQGNPADGSSNNIYLRVYKEQGIQSYPLLGIKAGSKLSRTDDNLIFEGSIEAISYRVTFAPAKDGIWFWQLQLSGSGETVDVVYGQDVGIADKGGILANELYMSQYLDHSIWEGPQGYAVCSRQNQPQGTDFPYLQQGVVGSRAVGYSTDGMQFFGISYKGNYVPEALNGNLQNRNYQYELAYTALQTETMVLSAPVEFAFYGLFRPNHPAAVTELEFQAELQAAYAEIDWSGKEAVPNRDVPVLSDDIGKPYVSAQWSQAEIDAAFPNRKLEEMENGQLLSFFTDGHVHVVLQPKELLVERPHGHIITSLLGDKQVDNNLISSTNYMYGIFNGQTVVGNTSFHKGLSTPRGLLNIQRNSGQRIYVRMDGVYRILTLPAAYEMGVNFAKWHYQLEDDVLTVTSIAAAGQPDVALQVQSKLGRSYDYLITNQLVMGEHEFQHPVRVEEKDGILQLLPDEALLQKLPYPGLHFDIQLPETSYTYSDDRMFYADKQPRNGTLLTLSVTQSSGFQLVLQGRLTAAEALPLTAPYTLEKEQAQYNEFYASFTSGFQLELDGAEQSRIDILNETAWWYTHNAMTHFIMPHGLEQPGGAAWGTRDVCQGPMEYFLMTQHYELARNVLLKIYSHQLWESKEWPQWFMFDQHPVQAHEWHGDVVLWPLKCISDYIMATGDYAILNEEIGYHHLADAQPSQQTETVLAHVKAAVETIRERFIPGTALINYAGGDWDDTLQPANEALKTKLVSAWTVALAFQVIRNLSQVTSADAEFSSSLATMAEEMKESFRTLLIKDGVIAGFAYFQEDGSIDYMLHPLDQQTGIQYRLLPMTRSIIAELVTPEQAAANLRLIDEHLNCPDGVRLMDRPARYEGGVSTIFRRAEQAASVGREISLQYVHAHIRYIEASAKLGEAKRAWDGLFQINPINIRQSVPNAQLRQSNMYFSSSDGDFPDRYSYQENFDQLRDGSVEVKGGWRLYSSGPGIYLNQLISAVLGIRFSEEELIIDPVLPASLDGLRFTYECFGKKMTFVYHISAGEARTPEVQAAGVAVTGQVLPNPYRPGAVSIAKNHLLSLPGDELHIYVTQ, from the coding sequence ATGATATTCAAACAACAAATGAACATGATTACCTTAACCCGGGATGACCTGTCGTATACATTCCTGCCTACAGGAGATATTTTTGAATTCACGCAGGGCTCCACTCTAATTAATCTGTTCCAGGGTAATCCGGCAGATGGCTCTTCCAATAATATCTATCTGCGCGTATATAAGGAGCAAGGAATCCAGAGCTATCCGCTGCTGGGTATTAAGGCGGGCTCCAAGCTGTCACGTACCGACGACAACCTGATTTTTGAAGGTTCTATAGAAGCAATCAGCTACCGCGTTACCTTCGCACCGGCCAAGGATGGCATCTGGTTCTGGCAGCTTCAGCTCTCCGGCAGCGGTGAGACTGTAGATGTAGTGTATGGCCAGGATGTCGGCATTGCAGACAAAGGCGGCATTCTCGCCAATGAGCTCTACATGAGCCAGTATCTGGATCACAGCATCTGGGAAGGCCCGCAGGGCTACGCCGTCTGCTCGCGCCAGAACCAGCCGCAGGGAACAGACTTCCCGTATCTCCAGCAAGGTGTAGTCGGCTCACGGGCTGTAGGCTATTCCACGGATGGTATGCAGTTCTTCGGCATTTCCTATAAAGGCAATTATGTGCCTGAAGCGCTTAACGGCAATCTGCAGAACCGTAATTATCAATACGAGCTGGCTTATACCGCTCTCCAGACCGAGACTATGGTCCTGTCGGCTCCGGTAGAATTCGCCTTCTACGGCCTATTCCGTCCGAATCATCCCGCTGCTGTAACTGAGCTTGAATTCCAGGCTGAGCTGCAGGCAGCTTACGCAGAGATCGACTGGAGCGGCAAGGAAGCCGTGCCAAACCGGGATGTCCCTGTACTGAGTGACGATATCGGCAAGCCTTATGTCTCCGCGCAGTGGTCACAGGCCGAGATCGATGCTGCCTTCCCTAACCGGAAGCTTGAGGAGATGGAGAACGGCCAGCTGCTCTCCTTCTTCACAGACGGGCATGTCCATGTGGTTCTGCAGCCTAAGGAGCTGCTGGTGGAACGTCCGCATGGCCATATCATCACCTCGCTGCTGGGCGACAAGCAGGTAGACAACAACCTGATCTCATCCACTAACTATATGTACGGTATTTTCAATGGGCAGACTGTGGTGGGGAATACCTCTTTCCATAAAGGGCTCTCCACGCCGCGCGGCCTGCTGAATATTCAGCGGAACAGCGGTCAGCGGATCTACGTCCGCATGGACGGGGTCTACCGGATTCTTACGCTGCCTGCGGCTTACGAGATGGGCGTGAATTTTGCGAAATGGCACTATCAGCTTGAGGATGATGTACTGACCGTTACCTCAATCGCCGCAGCGGGTCAGCCGGATGTTGCCCTTCAGGTTCAGTCGAAGCTGGGCAGATCCTATGATTATCTGATCACGAACCAGCTGGTCATGGGCGAGCATGAATTCCAGCATCCAGTACGGGTAGAAGAGAAGGACGGCATCCTGCAGTTGCTTCCTGATGAAGCATTACTTCAGAAGCTTCCTTATCCGGGCCTGCATTTCGATATCCAGCTGCCGGAAACTTCCTATACGTATAGTGACGACCGGATGTTCTATGCCGACAAACAGCCGCGCAACGGCACTCTGCTTACCTTGTCGGTAACGCAGTCCTCCGGCTTCCAGCTCGTGCTTCAGGGCAGACTTACAGCAGCAGAGGCTCTTCCGCTGACTGCCCCTTACACACTGGAGAAGGAGCAGGCACAGTATAACGAATTCTACGCTTCGTTCACTTCCGGCTTCCAGCTTGAACTGGATGGAGCCGAGCAGTCACGGATCGATATTCTGAATGAGACCGCATGGTGGTACACCCATAATGCGATGACCCACTTCATCATGCCGCATGGTCTTGAACAGCCGGGCGGAGCAGCCTGGGGTACACGCGATGTCTGCCAGGGCCCAATGGAATACTTCCTGATGACCCAGCATTATGAGCTGGCCCGCAATGTTCTGCTGAAGATCTATTCGCATCAGCTGTGGGAGAGCAAGGAATGGCCGCAATGGTTCATGTTCGACCAGCACCCGGTCCAGGCCCATGAATGGCATGGCGACGTAGTGCTCTGGCCGCTGAAATGCATCAGCGATTACATCATGGCTACCGGAGACTACGCGATTCTTAACGAAGAGATCGGCTATCACCATCTGGCTGACGCTCAGCCAAGCCAGCAGACTGAGACTGTCCTTGCCCACGTGAAGGCTGCCGTAGAGACCATCCGTGAACGCTTCATCCCGGGCACGGCCCTGATCAACTATGCCGGCGGCGACTGGGATGATACCCTGCAGCCTGCCAATGAGGCGCTTAAGACCAAGCTGGTCAGCGCCTGGACAGTAGCACTCGCCTTCCAGGTGATCCGCAATCTGTCCCAGGTGACTTCCGCCGATGCTGAATTCTCCTCCAGCCTGGCAACTATGGCCGAAGAGATGAAGGAATCATTCCGTACCCTCTTGATTAAAGACGGCGTGATCGCCGGCTTCGCTTACTTCCAGGAGGACGGCAGCATTGACTACATGCTTCATCCGCTGGATCAGCAGACCGGCATTCAATACCGGTTATTGCCGATGACCCGCAGCATCATTGCCGAGCTGGTTACACCGGAGCAGGCCGCAGCCAATCTGCGCCTGATCGATGAACACCTGAACTGCCCGGACGGCGTGCGCCTGATGGACCGTCCTGCCCGCTATGAAGGCGGCGTAAGCACCATCTTCCGCCGTGCGGAGCAAGCAGCCAGCGTCGGCCGTGAGATCAGCCTGCAATATGTACATGCCCATATCCGCTATATTGAAGCTTCAGCCAAGCTGGGCGAAGCGAAGCGGGCCTGGGACGGCCTGTTCCAGATCAACCCGATCAACATCCGGCAGAGCGTGCCTAATGCCCAGCTGCGCCAGAGTAACATGTACTTCAGCAGCTCGGACGGCGACTTCCCTGACCGTTACAGCTATCAGGAGAACTTCGACCAGCTGCGTGACGGCAGCGTTGAGGTGAAGGGCGGCTGGCGGCTGTATTCCAGCGGTCCGGGGATCTATCTCAATCAGCTGATCTCAGCCGTGCTGGGTATCCGCTTCAGTGAAGAAGAGCTGATTATCGATCCGGTCCTTCCGGCCAGCCTTGACGGTCTGCGCTTCACTTATGAGTGCTTCGGCAAGAAGATGACCTTCGTCTATCACATCAGCGCAGGTGAGGCCCGCACCCCGGAAGTGCAGGCAGCAGGCGTTGCTGTTACCGGCCAGGTTCTGCCGAATCCATACCGCCCGGGCGCGGTAAGCATTGCCAAGAATCACCTGCTGAGCCTGCCCGGCGATGAGCTGCATATCTATGTAACACAATAA
- the bglX gene encoding beta-glucosidase BglX, with protein MTKPFIQDLVNDMTLDEKLAQLTQLGPYYWGLDDTVDLTGPFKELNIEPQVIKSIGSVLNGIGARNVIELQTRHLESSRLKIPLIFMADVIHGYRTILPIPLAMGCSFDLDACEQFAEVAARESAAAGIHLTFSPMTDLVRDPRWGRVMETSGEDPYLNARVTESMVRGYQGKDLKEPGRIAACVKHFAGYGAPEGGREYNTVDMSTGVLREFYLPAYKAAVDAGVAMVMAAFNTIDRIPSSGNSKLLRGILREEWGFDGVTIADFNSVNELVPHGAAQDGREAALKSLVAGLDIEMMSTHYLNHAASLVEEGLLDLRLIDEAVTRVLELKDALGLFDNPFKDADPVADEADKPSPEHLQAARELGARSIVLLKNEGGILPLTRGMKIGLAGPFATSINVLGGWAGTEKDPAVSLYEGITGKIPAADLLTAMTGELGSMLEGVFDVEDACEAAYEQLKDCDVILAAVGENQQDTGEGGSKASLRLSANQEKLIHRLKATGKPVVTIVFSGRPLELAPVLASSDALVQAWFLGTESGNSIADVLFGDYNPSGRLSMSFPYSVGQIPVYYNAYQTGRPYDPQYPNVRYVTRYLDIPNDPLFCFGYGLSYSTFAYSGFTVEAAADGKVLASIQVENTSEVTGKETVQLYIRDVTASVVRPGKELKGFKQITLAPHEQQTVSFEITRDMLMFYGQDDQLVFEPGDFDIMLGASSGDHSTQRIWIG; from the coding sequence ATGACTAAACCGTTTATCCAGGATCTCGTGAACGATATGACACTAGACGAGAAGTTAGCCCAGCTTACCCAGCTTGGTCCGTACTATTGGGGTCTGGATGATACCGTGGATTTGACGGGTCCATTCAAAGAACTTAATATCGAGCCGCAGGTGATCAAAAGCATCGGAAGCGTTCTGAACGGCATCGGCGCACGGAACGTCATTGAGCTGCAGACCCGGCATCTGGAATCCAGCCGCCTGAAGATCCCGCTGATCTTCATGGCCGATGTCATTCACGGCTACCGGACCATTCTGCCGATTCCGCTCGCCATGGGCTGTTCCTTCGATCTCGATGCCTGCGAGCAGTTCGCTGAGGTAGCTGCGCGGGAGAGCGCTGCCGCCGGCATTCACCTCACCTTCTCTCCGATGACCGACCTCGTGCGCGATCCGCGCTGGGGCCGGGTCATGGAGACCTCTGGTGAGGACCCTTACCTGAACGCCCGGGTGACCGAGAGCATGGTCCGGGGCTACCAGGGCAAGGACCTGAAGGAGCCGGGGCGGATCGCTGCCTGCGTGAAGCATTTCGCCGGCTACGGCGCGCCGGAAGGCGGCCGTGAATATAACACGGTGGACATGTCCACCGGCGTACTCCGCGAGTTCTATCTGCCAGCCTATAAGGCGGCAGTAGATGCCGGTGTCGCTATGGTGATGGCTGCGTTCAATACCATTGACCGCATTCCCTCCAGCGGCAACAGCAAGCTCCTGCGCGGCATTCTCCGCGAAGAATGGGGCTTCGATGGCGTAACCATCGCCGACTTCAACTCCGTGAATGAGCTGGTGCCCCACGGCGCAGCGCAAGACGGACGTGAAGCAGCGCTGAAGAGTCTGGTAGCCGGACTCGATATCGAAATGATGTCCACCCACTATCTGAACCACGCTGCCTCGCTGGTTGAGGAAGGTCTTCTCGACCTCCGCCTCATCGACGAAGCGGTTACGCGGGTACTGGAGCTTAAGGATGCCCTCGGCCTGTTCGACAATCCGTTCAAGGATGCAGACCCTGTAGCTGATGAAGCCGATAAGCCAAGTCCCGAGCATCTTCAGGCAGCACGCGAGCTGGGCGCCCGCTCGATCGTTCTGCTGAAGAACGAAGGCGGAATCCTGCCGCTTACGCGCGGCATGAAAATCGGCCTCGCCGGTCCTTTCGCTACCTCAATTAATGTTCTTGGCGGCTGGGCCGGTACCGAGAAAGACCCGGCGGTCTCCCTCTACGAGGGCATCACCGGCAAAATCCCGGCAGCGGACCTGCTCACAGCAATGACCGGCGAGCTGGGAAGCATGCTGGAGGGTGTATTCGATGTGGAGGATGCTTGCGAAGCGGCTTACGAGCAGCTGAAGGACTGTGATGTGATTCTTGCTGCAGTCGGCGAGAATCAGCAGGATACCGGGGAAGGCGGCAGTAAAGCCAGCCTGCGGCTGTCCGCCAATCAGGAGAAGCTGATCCACCGTCTCAAGGCAACTGGCAAGCCGGTGGTCACCATTGTGTTCAGCGGCCGTCCGCTGGAGCTTGCGCCAGTGCTTGCGTCAAGTGACGCGCTGGTACAGGCCTGGTTCCTCGGCACCGAGTCAGGGAATTCCATTGCAGACGTGCTATTCGGCGACTATAACCCGTCCGGACGCCTCTCCATGAGCTTCCCTTACTCCGTGGGACAGATTCCGGTGTACTATAACGCTTATCAGACAGGACGCCCTTATGATCCCCAGTATCCGAATGTGCGTTATGTAACCCGCTATCTGGATATTCCGAATGATCCGCTGTTCTGCTTCGGCTACGGCCTGAGCTATTCTACCTTTGCTTACAGCGGCTTCACGGTAGAAGCTGCGGCAGACGGCAAGGTGCTCGCTTCCATCCAGGTGGAGAACACCTCAGAGGTTACTGGCAAGGAGACTGTTCAGCTCTATATCCGCGATGTTACCGCAAGTGTGGTCCGTCCCGGCAAGGAGCTGAAGGGCTTCAAGCAGATTACCCTTGCCCCGCATGAGCAGCAGACGGTATCCTTCGAGATCACCAGAGACATGCTCATGTTCTACGGCCAGGATGATCAGCTCGTGTTCGAGCCTGGAGACTTCGATATCATGCTCGGTGCAAGCTCCGGCGACCATAGCACGCAGCGGATCTGGATCGGCTGA
- a CDS encoding DeoR/GlpR family DNA-binding transcription regulator codes for MSLTYEERKHTILAQLELAGKVQVHFLAERFGVTTETIRRDLDRLEKEGRLRKVYGGAVRIRSENHEPAFMKRAQTHLQDKQAIGGLAASLIQDGETVILDNGTTTLEIMRALKDRTQVTVITNSVPVLNCALEQFAGKVIFAGGEVNAGYQAAVGGTAHDLLGQFKVNKAFISAGGISLSEGITDYHLEEALISRKMMERAEESILVADHSKFGMTTFAQIAPLEHISMVLTDSGCSAEWKDTFARLDIELLTGA; via the coding sequence ATGTCGCTGACCTATGAAGAACGCAAGCACACGATTCTCGCCCAGCTGGAGCTTGCGGGGAAGGTGCAGGTGCATTTTCTCGCGGAGCGGTTCGGGGTGACGACGGAGACGATCCGGCGCGATCTGGACCGGCTGGAGAAGGAAGGGCGGCTGCGCAAGGTGTACGGGGGAGCGGTACGAATCCGCTCGGAGAACCATGAGCCTGCGTTCATGAAGCGCGCCCAGACACATCTCCAAGACAAGCAGGCTATCGGCGGGCTGGCCGCCTCACTCATTCAAGACGGCGAGACGGTCATCCTCGACAACGGGACAACGACCCTTGAGATTATGCGCGCGCTGAAGGACCGTACACAGGTGACGGTGATTACGAACTCTGTTCCCGTGCTGAATTGTGCGCTGGAGCAGTTTGCGGGGAAGGTTATTTTTGCCGGGGGCGAGGTGAATGCAGGGTATCAGGCGGCAGTAGGGGGCACCGCGCATGATCTGCTGGGGCAGTTCAAGGTGAATAAGGCGTTCATCTCTGCCGGAGGGATCTCGCTCTCGGAGGGCATTACTGACTACCACCTGGAAGAAGCCCTCATCTCCCGCAAAATGATGGAACGGGCCGAGGAATCTATTCTGGTCGCGGATCATTCTAAATTCGGCATGACTACCTTTGCCCAGATCGCTCCGCTCGAGCATATCTCCATGGTGCTGACCGACAGCGGCTGCTCGGCGGAATGGAAAGATACCTTTGCCCGGCTGGATATCGAGCTGCTGACCGGGGCGTAA